AGAAGAAATCGAAATTTATTTGAAAGTTGTTATGATAATTTTCGTTCGGTTTGATTTTGTGTTCTACTTTTGTAATGGTAGATACCGGAGTTGGAATTAGAGACCTCTTAATCTGTTTGTGATTGCGATACAACGATTGACAAGATAATTTAAAACAAACTAACATAACATTTGTAACACCCCACATGGCCCAggagagtggatcatgtaagctttatatgtatattctcatctctacctagcacgaggcattttgggagctcactggcttcgggttccgtaggaactctaaAGTTAAGTGAGAAAGGAACCAGAGCATTCTCAAgatgagtgacccactgggaagttttgCTCACgagagttcctagaaacaaaatcgtgagggcatggtcggggcccaaagcggataatattgtgttacggcggagtcgagcccaggatgcgGTGGGGGCCCGAGTCGGGATGtgataatttggtatcagagccaatccttggtcGGAAGTGTGCCAACGAGAACGTTGAGCccttaagggggtggattgtaacatcccacattgcccaggaaagtggatcatgtaagccttatatttatattctcatatttacctagcacgaggccttttgggagctcactggtttcgggttccataggaactctgaagttgaGCGAAAAaggggccagagcattcccaggatgggtgaccccctGAGAAGTTCTGTTTACGTGAGTTCCccgaaacaaaaccgtgagggcgtggttggggcccaaagtggacaatatcgtgctatggtggagtcaagcccgggatgtggtgggggcctgggccaggatgtgacaacaTTTGTGCTGGCAAGTTTATGCtgattgaatttgaatcaaacaTTGTGTTGTACAAATACAAATTACAGACCTTCTACTTATCCATACTTCTCGGACATGGTGTTGCGAAAGTACAAATTACAGACCTTGTTCTTATACATTGGACAATATAAAGATGAGAAAGAAGAAGGTGCACACGTCAAACACAATTTTACCCATGTATTAACAGATAGTTAATGGAAAATtcacttttggactaaatttgctaacggaGTACACCACAATGTTTAAATCCAAGAGGGGCTATCTTCTGAATACCTTATAATGACCACAAGGATCATATATCCAATTTGAcctattatataatatattgtaTGGACTCGGTTGGAATTTTTGTCGTTTAATCGTATTATACCATTACTATATTGTATTTTACCAATTTTGTgtctttttttaaaaaaaaatttgccaaaTGGTAGTGGTACAGTAATTTTTCCAAACCGAAGgtatttagggctggtttggtattgctatgctttgaaaaaaaactacttcCATTGTGCTGTGataataagctcatttttgttgcttcacgttttcaacattttttcacccaaaactgtgaatataagttgtttttaagtgtttatcaAACACCCTTTTtagctcagtttttttttatatccactTTTTATAGAAACACCTTAGTAATAAATCAATACTTAGTATGGTATTGGGTATCCAAAATTAATACCGACCATAGGCTGTACCATAACGAATATTTGTAGtatgtatttaattttatatatatatatatatatttgttaaattATATAATACTAATTACTAACTTTTATCGTTAATATATTTCACTTAGTTTGCAACTTGAAGTCTTTAACTTCTATTTGATTTGGACCGTAACTTTTATATTTAATACTTTATGCATGGTTTGGCTAACTAATCTAAATATGTGTGAAATAATGATGAATTATGAACCTTGGTTGTAAGTTATAGGTATTTtagaatattttaaaaattaaagatgATAATAAGTTTCATCTTAGTACGTTGGCTACTtgcttaacaaaaaaaattgaagcaaaAAACATTTTAAGCTAAAATTCAGATTTGGTTCCCAAAATATAGCCAAATGTTAAATTGGTAAAATACTATTATTATTACATGCCAACCGAATTTTATAGCATACCGAAATTTGATATACCAAAAATTTTGTATGATAATGATACTAAATTTAATTTGTCACACCAAAAATTTAATATGATAATTGGTAAGGAAATTTTGGTACAGTAATATCGAAACCATCCCAAGAATGGACTTAATTTGGACATGTCGTTTTTCCAACGTAGCTCCAAATGTATGCATAAATTTTAAGAGTTTATTTTCAAGAAATTGCATTAATTGTGCGATGATGCATATGATATTTTTAAGAGTCAATATAGATTTGCACCAATAATTTACAAGTTATTCTTATCTGTTTTTGTGAGTGAGTAATTTATAGCCATCTATAATTGTGAAGGAGTGCCAAAGATGATTGTCCATGTATGTGTGAGTAGTTCCTATATATATTCACATTCTCACAAAATATAAATGATTTTGAGTCAAATGTGGGAGGCTATACCAGAAAAATCCCTAACACTATGTTTAGacgagggaaataaacttggaattttagTAAaattcagaatttataaattgacatgcacaaattcccttgtttggattcataaacatagaaatttagaatttccgcgtggaaaaaaaacttggaatttggggcctccaattcccaagttcaaattccatgtaaataggtgttatttcccaatttctatgatttagagtttaaaaataacaaattcagtattcaattccattgttcttttagattaaccaaacaagaaaatttacaaattctaaaaaataaaatcttgtcatttcaatttccgtcattttaaaattccttagtaatcttaaatttcttcatccaaacatagtgtaaatgATTGTATACATCAAGTGTCAAAACAAAACGCGTCATTGATTATACTGAGTTGATTGCACCATCATTGTTGGTGAATCTATAACGATGAGTGACATTTGCATAACAATgattatattttgttttctcGTCTTGAGAGTGTTCCATATTGAAATCAAATTCTTGCATTTAGAATATTTATAAGATTACAACCTCTCAATTAATTGTAATAGATTTTAACACTTGCAATATAATTTAGCAATCTAGCATAATCAATTTCGACCACCAGTGTATCTGTAAGATCTGCATAAATTAATACAACCTGTGGcacataaaatattaaaaagaagaaacattGAACACATACGATATTCAAAAGAAGGAGGAAATTGGATAAGTGATCAAGCTATTACGATCTTTAGTAAATCATTGTTGTCATTGAAATCACATGCAGATATAAGCAGTATCCCCATTTGCTAGCTAGATTGGCCGAATGGGCAGAATGCCTTGAATCTCCATGACACAATAAAACACGCAGAATACAAATTATGAGTAATATTAAGTAGACtaactttttaaattaaatttgtaaattatgttATATGATTTacattaataatttaatcattcaATACTtgagtaataatttaatcatcaataaCCACATCATATTACATTAATCTAAATAGTTAGTCACTCTATCATTATCGTACAAAATATATCTGCTAGGTCAAACATGGTAAAGCACTATGCCCTcttaatcaaatcataaactaatTAAGTGCAAATCATAATAACAAAGCAATGTGGCAGGGTCAGTTCTTTGGAAAAAGGAGGCAAgttgtctgccctcctgtttgggtgcccttcttatccttttttatttgtatggttacggttaagccacgtcaatattttatattcttattattttttgtcttattatctctataaaaaaattaatataaaatgttgacgtggcttaactatgaccgcacaaaataggaggggatgagaagGACACCCAAATAGGAGAGGCAAACAATCTGCTTCcttggaaaaaaagaaaaaagaacatgAAGAATTGCTTTCACACAGATTGGCCAATGAGAGGTCAACAGACCCATTATTCTAGATCATACTATACACAAGCCGGcggaaaaaagaaagataaaaaaaagggtaaagtaGTTTAAAGTATATATgctttataataattaatttatttttattgttggaATAATAATTAACTCAAAAAATGCAAACGAAGGAATAAATCACGGGCAGTGTCACAATCCCCTCACATCGAACATCATTCAGTGCAAAAATGCGTGGTTTGTGTTGTAAGACGTCAGACATTTGTTACATTCCGTAATGAAATATATAGTATGTGATCTGATTTGATACTTGCATACAGTAAATAGTGTATACGGTAACTAAAAGCCTATGCAGCCCATTTAGCAGAGTAAAACTAGATTCAAGAGATATTtttaataaaggaaaactaataaaaatgatatgaaaattttgaattttaacgataaagacaaaataaaaggtaaagtgaacagtatcataattgactttttagtgtaaaaatgtggtttttcgtttaaatgaacagtaccacggACTTTTTGTTAAAACGCCCATTTAATTAACGTTTCTTGAAATGCAGTCATGCTTacctaaatatttttttaggacATGTGAGAGACAAACTTATTTTCTATATTATTTGTTAAGTATTACACTTATGAGTAACCTCAGTCAGACTATTGGATTATCTAATGAGTAatagataaatacaataatgttacttttagtttttattatttttaaattagatCCACTCTTGAACCAATCCAATTTGAATCTAATATAAATTGACAAGTCAAATCTGATAATCTGAATAATGAATACGATTCAAATTTAATATTCTATTATAAACGAATTCACATACGAATCAAGATTGATCTGATCCAAATTCGACCCATTTACAAGTCTATCTTAATCGATACCACATGTGCATTGAGGATGTATTACGAGCTATGTGGCTTACCAAGAAGTACCACTGTACCAGTGAATGATGATAAATGGTAGGGTAGGAAGAAAAATACCCATTATGGAAGTGGGCATGCCATTTGTATGGCCTAAGACTTACCCTTTTTGGAGTGGGAAATGAGGGAGGTGCGAACATACATATTGCACATGTTTCGACAACCCTAGCTAGGGCAACAATGCTTTGATATTTGTCAAAAGACACCACTTGCATTGCCAATCATGATGATAAAGCATCTTCTCTTGCCATCGTGGTTTATACTATAGTCCATGGTCCATGGTCTATGGAACACTTTTTTCGGGGTAAGTGGTAACCCTAATGGCATGCGAGAGACCCTTGGAGCCTTTGGACCAGCAGCATGCTTTCATTTTATCCTTTTCCACTTTCGGCGGCAAACAAAACGAGTGAGGAGGACATCTGGACATTTATCAGGGTGCATGCCACTCGGGGGCAGATGTATTTTGGGACCAAGATGGTTCTAGGACTATTCGGGATCtagaaaatatatatgtatatatgaagGTCTTTTGAGGACCTCCGAATGTTTGATAGTGTCTCTTTTGTGCTTATTAAGTATTTGATATAATGTCTGTTAGACATATTTTAACAGGGTGCATCGACAACACAAGACAAATTCTCTAATGTTTGATAGTGTCGTATCTATTGATATATGCGCAACATGATTTGACAGACAATAACAAACCCATCAAATGTTCGACGAAATTCTTCAGTGAATTAACTGAGTTTTTTTGCACGCTTCAGTCCCTATTTCTATCTAAAAAATTTGTACTCCTCCCGCGGCGCCCGGGGGGCCGCGGGAAATCGAATTTTGAATCCTCCACCATTGCGGATTTAACCACTTGGTGGTCAAAGGcccacaaccaaattttatcCTCCAATAATGTATGATGGGGTCATCAAACGTCAGATAAATATATGTTCATATCTTATCCTCCAATAATGTATGATGGGGTCATCAAACGTCAGATAAATATATGTTGATATCTCAATAACATGTCAAAAAGTATCGTCATATATAACATAAGATACATGAATAAATACAAGGACACATTAGTTTGAAtaacaataatataattttGGGAGTAAATGATCGTATTAAGTGTCTACCAAcgtataattaaattttaaaaagttggCTAAAATGATATGTTCTCATATTTTCACtcaaatttgaatcattttCTTATAATGTGGATAAATTAACTCAAAATATCGTTAGTATCAAATAAAAATAGTAACTGCCTAACATTATATGATATCTTAATCAATTTAGTAAACATGCTACTAGTGTTTTTTTATATTCTGCGATCAATCAATATAGTTAGATAGTGTTGGGATTATATGAGCATCTTTCTGGTCCAATGTACGTGTCAATAATGTGTGGCTGGGGTGGATTATCAACCATAAGATAACCCAACTTTTGGCTTTATTAGTTGTGCTTGAACAAGAAGAACACAGAATCACTTGATTTTTTTTGGTGTTGCCGTATTTGTATTCAAGCTAATTCTGGCCCGACGATGTCCCATCCATTCCAAACAAGttgaagaatatataaacatctATTCTCTATCTGTCAATCAAACAAATGAAGTAATGCTATACAGAAACTTATTTAtatgttgatacacaaaataaataaataaatcacttACACGTCATATATGCAATAAACTTATAAGGCCATGTGAAAACCGCAAAAGAGAGTAgtgtaaattaattaattttctctCAGTACATACCGCATTATCCTCGATCTGTTCACACCAATGGATTTGCCAGTGGAGCTTCTGGAACAGTGAACTGCAACAGAGAGGCATGTGCAAGATCACGTGCTCTCCCACCCAGCAATATGCATGCATTGGTCGACAAGGGAGGCGGCGCGTGGCAGCATTTCCACTTGCACTTGGTCGTGTAATGCACTGATCACTGATTGATAACTTATCTGATCCACAACGGTTATGAACAGCTCACCAGAatgcttccaaaaaaaaaatgaacagcaCACCAGAATTAAAAGCTGCATatatatttcatttttcttcgtCCTTTTTAAAACAGCATTTGTCTGTTTTTGGCAGAAAGCACCGAGGACTGCGTGTGAGAAGACGATGAAAACATGAAGGCCTTTTCTGAATTTGTTTCTTTCCCGAGCTCACATCATCTTTTCTTTTAGATAGGAAGACCGGCTATATAAATCAAAGATAGTTTAGATGTTTATATATATCTTTTTGTTCGGGAAGAAGCTTTGGAGGTTATGGCGTCCACTGTCAAAGAAGCTTCGGAGCAAGAGCAAGCAGCCCCACGATTGCAGATTTACTCCACCTCTGATACTATCTCAACTTTCCGGagaggtactctctctctctctctctctctctctctacacacacacacacatatatttgaTCATCTATATATTTCACATTTGACAATAATTCGGCTTATATATATCAcctatatatataacatatatatatatatataatcatctATTTTATAAGTCTCGATTTAtagtcatttttataaaaattaaattcaaaCTGAAACTATTTGCTGATTTAATTATGAcgaaatttcaatatttcttaTAGAACAAATAGTTCGTTAagttctttgaactcaattaaatacttcaaatatttttaatttggctaatattttataacGATAATCtaagaggtgcaacttgaaaaataaacggtTCAGATCATTAAAGTTTTGTGGTATTGGCCTCACAACTAAtctctatttaaaaaaaaaatggaggtcCCTTCTCCCAGAGGCTTCCTATAGATATCTATCTATCTTACATCTGATCATTAACCCCTTTTTTGCAGAAAAGTATGAAAAGGATGCCAGGAAGTACTGGGATGTGGTTTACAAGCGGCATCGAGAAGGTATGATTTTACTTGCTTATTAGGTTAGTAAATTTCACCGTAGCTATTTACTTCTGTTGCATTTTTCTGTATGCTTGTATCCGAGTTTTGATTTTGCCGGTGCTATATAAATCTAACTGCGAATTTCTTGAATCAGTTCTTTAAAGATCGGCACTACCTGGACAAGGAGTGGGGCAAATATTTCTCGGTGAGTGAAGAATTATGTTGGAGGTATATATGGAGGTTTTAGTTTTGTCATTTCATATTCATCCAACAATTCAGTAGGAttttaacttttgtttttgtttttttcatctttttgaCTATCAGGGCGCTGGGCGGAAAGTTTTTTTAGAGGTAAACTTGTGTGCCAGTCGTGCGTGTTACTGTTGTTGTATCAGTCGAGATCATGTGGCACTATATCTCGTGTCTGCGCAAATTGGAAGAATATAATTTAGTTCTCGTTTGTGGAATAATTACTCgaagcaaaacagaaaatgccttttttttttcctgtcttGAGGAACCAGAATCTTGTTTCCAGTTGTGCTTTTCCCTTAAATTTTGTATACTCTTGTGGCAAAGTATTTATCTTGGTTTGTTTAAAGTTGGTGATCTATTCTATGTTTCTATCTAGAGGATCTCTGACCGTTTGTCTGTCAGGATGTTATGTATTGGATTATTGATTAATGTTCTCAACATACAGGAATTGGCTGTGAAGCTGGAAACACTATTTTCCCACTGGTTGCGATGTATGCAGATGTTTTCATCCATGCATGCGATTTTTCAAAAAGGCTGTTGACTTGGTTAAGGTGTGgttttcttgtgcatttactTGCTAGTTCCATGGCAAAGGATATT
Above is a window of Malus sylvestris chromosome 15, drMalSylv7.2, whole genome shotgun sequence DNA encoding:
- the LOC126601082 gene encoding uncharacterized protein LOC126601082 is translated as MFIYIFLFGKKLWRLWRPLSKKLRSKSKQPHDCRFTPPLILSQLSGEKSMKRMPGSTGMWFTSGIEKFFKDRHYLDKEWGKYFSGAGRKVFLEELAVKLETLFSHWLRCMQMFSSMHAIFQKGC